One stretch of Thermanaerosceptrum fracticalcis DNA includes these proteins:
- a CDS encoding spore germination protein, with the protein MFWQKKKKPQAQENKSEQEKQKRKVNQPEEFTLCLEANIKALQDILHNCSDVVFRCLTVARRQAYLVYAQGMINTDLLSKGILQICFEDFTQEARDLLEELKYRGLAIGRITQSNKVDSCIKDLLAGKALLLLEGYRDVLVLDIPGGEKRSIDTPQAEPSVRGPMDSFVEALEVNISLLRRRLATPDFKVVSLVLGKRSHTNVRVCYMESIAHPKLLEEVLRRLHLINIDALLESSYIEELIDDEPYSPFPTIQTTERPDKAVASLLEGRIVIIQENTSFVLIMPAFFQQFFQAADDYYNRYFFATFIRILRIAAVLISVYAPALYVAFTTFHQEMLPTSLLISLQTQREGVPFPAVLEAILMGIAFEILREGGLRLPRPIGQAVSIVGALIIGEAAVRASLVSAAMVIVTALTAITFFTVPTLIIGEAFLIIRIILVMAAGVLGLWGILIITLLFLAHLTSLRSFGIPYLSPAGSLINLNLDEFLVRAPLWAMRKRPKLLGQRNPTRQGRRPSPQNTGKK; encoded by the coding sequence AAGTTAACCAGCCTGAGGAGTTTACACTATGCCTGGAGGCCAATATTAAAGCCTTGCAAGACATTTTGCATAATTGCTCCGACGTAGTCTTTCGCTGTCTGACCGTAGCCAGGCGCCAGGCTTATCTTGTCTATGCCCAGGGGATGATTAACACCGACCTGCTAAGTAAAGGCATCCTGCAGATATGTTTTGAAGACTTCACCCAGGAAGCCCGTGACCTCCTGGAAGAGTTAAAATACCGGGGGCTGGCCATCGGTCGCATCACCCAATCCAACAAAGTGGACTCCTGTATCAAAGACCTGCTCGCCGGGAAGGCCCTGCTCTTACTAGAGGGTTACCGGGATGTTTTAGTGTTAGATATCCCTGGCGGGGAAAAACGCAGCATCGATACGCCCCAGGCCGAACCCAGCGTACGGGGGCCCATGGACAGTTTTGTTGAAGCCCTGGAGGTCAATATTTCTCTCCTGCGGCGCCGCCTGGCCACCCCTGATTTTAAAGTGGTTTCCCTGGTCCTGGGAAAAAGAAGCCATACCAATGTCCGGGTCTGTTATATGGAATCTATTGCCCACCCCAAACTCCTGGAGGAAGTCCTGCGCCGCCTCCACTTGATCAATATCGATGCCCTCCTGGAATCTTCATATATCGAAGAACTTATCGATGATGAACCATACTCACCTTTCCCCACCATCCAGACTACGGAAAGGCCCGATAAAGCGGTGGCCTCTCTCCTGGAAGGCCGTATTGTCATTATTCAGGAAAATACATCCTTTGTCTTAATCATGCCCGCCTTTTTCCAGCAGTTTTTTCAGGCCGCCGATGATTACTATAACCGCTATTTCTTTGCCACTTTTATACGAATTCTCCGTATTGCTGCTGTCCTTATTTCCGTTTATGCCCCGGCCCTGTATGTAGCCTTTACCACTTTTCACCAGGAGATGCTGCCTACTTCCCTCTTGATTAGCCTGCAGACCCAGAGGGAGGGTGTGCCCTTTCCCGCTGTCTTGGAAGCTATTTTAATGGGGATTGCCTTTGAAATTTTGCGGGAAGGGGGTCTGCGCCTGCCCCGTCCCATAGGCCAGGCTGTCAGCATTGTAGGGGCTTTGATCATTGGGGAGGCGGCCGTGAGAGCCAGCCTTGTTTCCGCCGCCATGGTCATTGTGACTGCCCTAACGGCCATTACTTTTTTTACCGTACCCACCTTAATTATTGGCGAGGCTTTTTTAATCATCCGCATTATCCTTGTTATGGCTGCAGGTGTTCTGGGCCTGTGGGGTATCTTGATCATCACCCTCCTGTTCTTAGCCCATCTTACCTCCCTGCGTTCTTTTGGCATTCCTTATCTCAGCCCCGCGGGGTCTTTAATTAACCTTAACCTTGATGAGTTCCTGGTGAGGGCTCCCCTCTGGGCCATGCGCAAGCGGCCCAAACTATTAGGCCAAAGAAATCCCACCCGCCAGGGCAGACGTCCTTCTCCCCAAAATACAGGCAAAAAGTAG
- a CDS encoding Ger(x)C family spore germination protein translates to MRKLSAMVLLFVLALITVSGCWSRRELNHLTIILGAALDLKNDHHYITVMGTDPTQGGGGKERSQGSGQGSPFVVTSAEGKTIFEAARNLSLIMPRRNYWAHCEVVLVSEGYAREKGLRELLDFFTRDHERRRETYLIVTRGQAGEMLKVMPTLSQYPAREIIEQIRLTRISAKGLVTILNDFIAQSEGVTRTSLVNYMDIRNYGGNPEIPGQGEEKVQAGAGVFYNYKLIGLLNTRETRGANWLRDNIKTGVISFAPEGEREKNTVLQIDRVKTKMKPLLKEEGGQVKYTIEVTGSLVEYGGKADITKKETVKMLEKACSEEIEKEIREIWKKAQRELKTDIFLLGDKFAHAYPFLLKTDPSEWQEFFMALELELEVKTKINSAGVRGKPV, encoded by the coding sequence ATGAGGAAATTGTCAGCCATGGTTTTATTGTTTGTTCTGGCCCTGATCACGGTTTCCGGCTGCTGGAGCAGGAGAGAATTGAACCACCTTACCATCATCCTGGGGGCTGCCTTGGACCTAAAAAATGATCATCATTACATCACGGTGATGGGCACGGACCCTACACAAGGAGGCGGCGGCAAGGAAAGGAGTCAGGGTAGTGGGCAGGGCAGCCCTTTTGTTGTCACCTCCGCCGAGGGGAAAACAATCTTCGAGGCCGCCCGCAACCTTAGTTTAATTATGCCGCGGCGCAACTACTGGGCCCACTGTGAAGTTGTGCTGGTCAGTGAAGGCTATGCCAGGGAAAAGGGCCTAAGGGAACTCCTGGATTTTTTTACACGGGACCATGAGCGTAGGCGGGAAACCTATCTCATAGTAACCAGGGGGCAGGCAGGAGAGATGTTAAAAGTGATGCCAACCTTAAGCCAGTACCCGGCCAGGGAAATCATCGAACAGATTCGTCTGACCAGGATTTCCGCTAAAGGTTTAGTTACGATACTGAACGATTTTATTGCCCAATCCGAGGGAGTTACCCGGACCAGTCTGGTCAACTATATGGATATCCGTAATTACGGGGGGAATCCGGAAATACCGGGTCAAGGGGAGGAAAAGGTTCAGGCCGGGGCAGGCGTGTTTTATAACTATAAGCTGATAGGTCTTCTCAATACCAGGGAGACCCGGGGGGCCAACTGGCTGCGTGATAATATCAAGACAGGGGTGATCTCCTTTGCTCCGGAAGGGGAAAGGGAAAAAAATACCGTCCTGCAGATTGACAGGGTCAAGACAAAAATGAAACCCCTGCTCAAGGAGGAAGGGGGACAGGTGAAGTATACCATTGAGGTTACAGGGTCCCTGGTGGAATATGGGGGAAAAGCGGATATTACTAAAAAGGAAACGGTAAAGATGCTGGAAAAGGCCTGCAGTGAAGAAATAGAAAAAGAAATCCGGGAAATCTGGAAAAAGGCACAAAGGGAGTTGAAGACGGATATCTTTTTACTGGGGGACAAATTCGCTCATGCTTATCCCTTTTTATTAAAAACAGATCCCTCGGAATGGCAGGAATTCTTTATGGCTTTGGAACTGGAGCTGGAGGTCAAAACCAAGATTAACAGTGCCGGCGTGCGGGGGAAACCGGTATAG
- a CDS encoding GerAB/ArcD/ProY family transporter, with the protein MQKEHISSLQLFCLTISFNLGTAIILTPAIRYGERDAWLGNTIATGLGMIISLMLYLLISKFPGKNLGEILTALLGPLLGKVILSGFILYAILLGAFVLNNIESLFSTVIIPETPRWVFALTMSLATGFVVAKGLEVAARCCHVVTPLVVLAFSFMVLAAAPQLNFNYLRPFFAAGFVNISKVVIIITAFPYGEMILLSFLAPQVQDTKKILPALLSGTALSGFFLILRPVYAIGIFGAHEAAQLNFPVYFVARSIVLGEFVERVEILLVFAWFFTTFIKLAVCMLASLWGLAYLFNLKDIKGLVYPFSLFLFPLGLRAYADHTEVEPLVASVWPLLTLPQVFVLLPFLLLLSRLKPGKKKREQLKKRQKFLRIQKKPG; encoded by the coding sequence ATGCAAAAGGAGCACATCTCTTCCTTACAGTTATTTTGTTTAACCATAAGCTTTAACCTGGGAACTGCCATTATCTTAACCCCTGCCATCCGTTACGGCGAAAGAGATGCCTGGCTGGGAAATACCATTGCCACAGGTCTCGGTATGATTATCTCCCTCATGCTTTATCTTCTGATTAGTAAATTTCCGGGTAAAAACCTGGGGGAAATCCTTACTGCCCTTTTAGGTCCCCTGTTAGGCAAGGTAATTCTCAGTGGTTTTATTCTCTACGCCATCCTGTTAGGTGCTTTTGTGCTTAACAACATTGAGTCTCTTTTTAGTACGGTCATTATCCCCGAAACACCCCGATGGGTTTTTGCCTTAACCATGTCCCTGGCTACCGGGTTTGTGGTGGCTAAAGGCCTGGAAGTTGCGGCCCGCTGCTGTCACGTGGTTACTCCCCTGGTGGTTTTAGCCTTTTCTTTTATGGTCCTGGCCGCTGCCCCCCAGTTGAATTTTAATTACTTACGGCCCTTTTTTGCCGCAGGCTTTGTAAATATAAGTAAAGTAGTGATCATTATTACGGCCTTCCCCTATGGAGAAATGATTTTACTTTCCTTTCTCGCTCCCCAGGTGCAGGACACAAAAAAGATACTCCCAGCACTGCTGTCCGGCACGGCTTTATCCGGTTTTTTTCTTATTTTACGGCCTGTCTACGCCATCGGCATTTTCGGCGCCCATGAGGCCGCTCAGCTCAATTTTCCTGTCTACTTTGTGGCCCGCAGCATCGTCCTGGGTGAATTCGTGGAAAGAGTTGAAATCCTCCTGGTATTTGCCTGGTTTTTTACGACTTTCATCAAACTGGCTGTCTGCATGCTGGCCAGCTTATGGGGGTTAGCCTATTTATTTAATTTAAAAGACATTAAGGGTTTGGTTTATCCCTTCAGCCTTTTCCTTTTTCCCCTAGGCCTAAGGGCTTATGCCGATCATACAGAAGTTGAACCGCTGGTAGCTTCTGTATGGCCCCTTTTGACCCTGCCCCAGGTTTTTGTCCTCTTACCCTTTTTACTCCTCCTGTCCAGGTTAAAACCAGGCAAAAAGAAAAGGGAACAGTTAAAAAAACGCCAAAAGTTCCTCAGAATCCAAAAAAAGCCGGGATAA
- a CDS encoding lipid II flippase family protein: MYLRLGVVMVLVAFINMIDTLAFGARLAGVRTHSPSLAMSLYNIVALTARTANLIQLPLVASIVDKSLQAGEGAPLLFVFRFIIFANSLGTLVGILFLPLSVRTFTWGIGKMEKFHSVPVVAIEFLRPANIKKAVHVPLASLRHLKSIEWSRIPLTFIFTNPILVSFYSVGVLASIYAGYLIPEYRLTASQLSGIINGIATVLLVVIVDPISALILDETLKGKREEAELKSAIGLLAGGKFLGTLLAQILLVPAAQIIAFITRVIT, translated from the coding sequence ATGTATCTCCGCCTTGGTGTCGTGATGGTTCTCGTCGCCTTTATTAATATGATTGATACCCTGGCCTTTGGTGCACGCCTGGCGGGAGTGCGAACCCATAGCCCTTCGCTGGCCATGTCACTGTATAATATTGTGGCCCTGACCGCCCGTACGGCTAATTTGATCCAGCTTCCCCTGGTGGCCAGTATCGTAGATAAGTCGTTACAGGCGGGAGAGGGGGCTCCGCTCCTTTTTGTCTTCCGCTTTATTATTTTTGCCAATTCTCTAGGGACCCTCGTTGGTATTCTTTTCCTACCTTTATCTGTAAGAACTTTTACCTGGGGCATCGGTAAAATGGAGAAATTCCACTCTGTTCCGGTAGTGGCCATTGAATTTTTACGTCCCGCCAATATCAAGAAAGCTGTCCATGTGCCCCTGGCCAGCCTGCGGCATTTAAAATCCATAGAGTGGTCCAGGATACCTCTTACCTTTATTTTTACTAACCCCATCCTCGTTTCTTTTTATTCTGTAGGCGTATTGGCTTCCATCTATGCAGGATATTTAATCCCGGAATACCGCCTGACTGCCAGTCAATTGTCCGGCATTATTAATGGTATTGCCACTGTTTTACTGGTAGTTATCGTGGACCCCATATCGGCCTTAATTTTGGACGAGACGCTGAAAGGAAAGCGGGAGGAAGCGGAATTAAAATCGGCTATTGGTCTTTTGGCTGGCGGAAAATTCCTGGGAACACTTCTTGCCCAGATTCTCTTAGTTCCTGCCGCACAGATAATCGCTTTTATAACCAGGGTGATTACCTGA
- the cbiQ gene encoding cobalt ECF transporter T component CbiQ has translation MFISETYAYCNGLRHVHPGEKGLFFILTLFIALVNKSLLISLVLAGFIMAVLVAKARIPLLTILGFMLIPAGFVFLSLVMLVLSITREASGGLVLGAWAGYYLVISYSGIWLAKTVLAKVIGSLTSMIFLLFTTPLVDLMALLHRLKVPGIFLELMVLTYRFIFVFLETAGQIYRAQEARCGFTTRSSAFRALRLLIVNLFTKTLHRSRQLTLGLAGRGYRGVLLVPKELPPLSVSHLLGIVVFVLVLGIIVLGAAGGVL, from the coding sequence TTGTTTATCAGTGAAACCTATGCTTATTGCAATGGCCTGCGCCATGTACACCCCGGTGAAAAAGGGCTCTTTTTCATCCTTACCCTGTTTATAGCTTTGGTTAACAAATCTTTATTGATTTCCCTGGTCTTGGCAGGTTTTATTATGGCAGTACTGGTGGCGAAAGCCCGGATACCGCTCTTAACCATCCTGGGGTTTATGCTGATACCCGCGGGTTTTGTTTTTTTAAGCCTTGTCATGCTGGTTCTCTCTATAACGAGAGAAGCTTCCGGGGGGTTAGTCCTGGGGGCATGGGCAGGATATTACCTTGTTATTTCCTATTCCGGTATATGGTTAGCCAAGACAGTCTTGGCTAAGGTAATAGGCTCGTTAACCTCTATGATCTTTTTGCTCTTTACTACACCTTTGGTGGATCTTATGGCCCTTTTACACCGTTTGAAAGTGCCGGGGATCTTTCTGGAACTTATGGTGTTAACTTACCGTTTCATTTTTGTTTTCCTGGAAACTGCGGGGCAGATTTACCGGGCCCAGGAAGCCCGCTGTGGGTTTACTACCAGGTCAAGTGCTTTCCGTGCCTTACGGCTTTTGATCGTTAACCTTTTTACTAAAACTTTACATCGCTCCCGCCAGCTTACTTTAGGTTTAGCCGGCCGTGGCTATAGAGGTGTACTTCTTGTGCCTAAAGAGCTTCCGCCCCTTTCTGTAAGTCATCTTTTAGGTATTGTGGTTTTCGTTTTGGTGCTGGGCATAATCGTGCTGGGGGCAGCAGGAGGTGTTTTGTGA
- a CDS encoding energy-coupling factor ABC transporter ATP-binding protein gives MSDYIMRADKLEYTYPDGTKALRGLTLALPRGKRIAFLGPNGAGKSTFFLHLNGLNRPSRGSLFFQDQPYRYDGKSLKQLRQQVGLVFQDPDNQLFSASVSEDVAFGPFNLELPAQEITRRVETALRITNLWELKDKPTHFLSVGQKKRVALAGVLAMKPEVIVLDEPTANLDPKHTGIIMNILTELNNAGKTIIISTHDLDIALSWADYLFVLKNGGLLAEGTPREIFANEAVLQEAELEKPLIWRVYQELLRKGYLEEGKRIPHSIHELLTILR, from the coding sequence ATGAGTGACTACATCATGAGAGCGGACAAACTGGAATATACATATCCCGATGGTACCAAGGCCCTCAGAGGACTTACCCTGGCCCTGCCGCGGGGGAAGAGAATTGCCTTTCTGGGACCCAATGGGGCGGGAAAATCCACATTCTTCCTTCATTTGAACGGCCTTAACCGTCCCAGCAGGGGCAGTCTGTTCTTCCAAGACCAGCCCTACCGGTATGACGGGAAATCTCTAAAGCAACTTCGCCAGCAGGTGGGGTTAGTTTTTCAGGACCCCGATAATCAGTTGTTTTCCGCCAGTGTAAGCGAGGATGTGGCGTTCGGGCCTTTTAACTTAGAGTTGCCGGCTCAGGAAATTACCCGGAGAGTAGAGACTGCCCTTAGAATAACAAATTTATGGGAATTGAAAGATAAACCTACCCATTTTCTAAGTGTTGGACAAAAAAAGCGTGTTGCCCTGGCTGGAGTCCTGGCTATGAAGCCTGAGGTTATTGTATTGGATGAGCCCACAGCCAACCTTGATCCTAAACATACGGGCATCATTATGAATATTTTAACGGAGTTAAATAACGCCGGTAAAACAATCATTATTTCCACCCATGACCTGGATATTGCCCTCTCCTGGGCTGATTACCTCTTTGTATTAAAGAATGGCGGACTGCTCGCAGAAGGTACGCCCCGGGAGATTTTTGCCAATGAGGCGGTATTACAGGAGGCCGAACTGGAAAAACCCCTCATCTGGAGAGTGTACCAGGAACTTCTGCGTAAGGGTTATCTGGAGGAGGGTAAAAGAATTCCTCATAGTATACATGAGTTGCTGACAATCTTAAGGTAG
- a CDS encoding polysaccharide deacetylase family protein yields MKKTLLIGSLLVIGLFVFWAYNNEYELRFVPNKPELRPPQNTSPSPKEMTEDFELAGGSERDNRGFPQRKIVDLSSMFPELFFREGSKNVKRAALTFDDGPDSLYTPQMLDILKEQNVKATFFLIGKRADLFPDVVKRMVNEGHIVGNHTWSHPNIVKLDNAAMLKEILDAEEALSKLTGYRTALFRSPYGSIDEKRIKEIRKLNYKIIAWNVDSLDWKSLTAEQVKYNILENVKEGSVILQHSSGSKEENLTGSVAALRDIIVTLKKEGYQFVTIPEMFNIPYKK; encoded by the coding sequence ATGAAAAAAACACTGCTTATAGGATCATTGCTGGTGATAGGTTTGTTTGTTTTTTGGGCATATAACAATGAATATGAATTACGCTTTGTCCCTAATAAACCGGAATTACGCCCGCCCCAGAACACTTCGCCTTCTCCCAAAGAAATGACTGAGGATTTCGAACTGGCGGGAGGGTCGGAGCGAGATAACCGGGGATTTCCACAGCGGAAGATTGTGGATTTGAGCAGTATGTTTCCCGAACTTTTTTTCCGGGAAGGGTCCAAAAATGTAAAAAGAGCGGCCTTAACTTTTGATGATGGACCCGATTCCCTTTATACCCCGCAAATGCTGGATATATTGAAAGAACAAAACGTAAAGGCAACCTTTTTTTTAATTGGGAAACGGGCAGACCTTTTTCCCGATGTGGTGAAAAGAATGGTCAATGAAGGACATATTGTCGGGAATCATACCTGGAGCCATCCCAATATCGTTAAGTTAGACAATGCTGCAATGCTTAAAGAGATACTGGATGCAGAAGAGGCTTTAAGTAAATTGACAGGATACCGTACTGCCCTTTTCCGTTCACCTTATGGTTCCATTGACGAGAAAAGAATTAAAGAAATAAGAAAGTTAAATTATAAGATTATTGCCTGGAACGTGGATTCCCTTGACTGGAAGAGCTTAACGGCGGAACAGGTAAAATACAATATTCTGGAAAATGTGAAAGAAGGCAGTGTGATTTTGCAGCATTCCTCGGGCAGCAAAGAGGAGAACCTTACAGGTTCTGTAGCTGCCCTGCGGGATATCATTGTTACTTTAAAGAAAGAAGGTTACCAGTTTGTAACCATACCGGAAATGTTCAATATCCCCTATAAAAAGTGA
- the corA gene encoding magnesium/cobalt transporter CorA, with amino-acid sequence MIRALGIGRDKNVYFTESLEQIRQVQEKHQVLLWLDVLDPTPEDLEFLGSTFGFAEICLKDCGEYTKNPKLDEYDDYLFIVTHVLHEAKELMFPEMDIFLSHNYLVTVHYYHVDELEQYWHRLLQRLYDGPMRTDFLLYHVITAVADSFHKVVEEIAAQIEDLEEDIIVGNLDNILPQITTLRRRLIYFRRQLSSEVAMLEKLTQPDIEFFTEESRAYLRDAMERFQRVLHFVDVNRELIAALFETYLSVISLRMTETSAEQNRIMQRLTVITAVFMPLTLLAGIYGMNFEFMPELDWKYGYFAVLLVMLLLGLGLYRHFKKRGWLD; translated from the coding sequence TTGATAAGGGCGTTAGGGATTGGCCGCGATAAAAATGTATATTTTACGGAATCGCTAGAACAAATCCGGCAGGTACAGGAAAAACACCAGGTACTCCTCTGGCTGGACGTATTGGACCCTACCCCGGAGGATTTGGAGTTTTTAGGCAGCACTTTTGGTTTTGCTGAAATCTGCCTTAAGGACTGCGGGGAATATACCAAAAATCCCAAGCTGGATGAGTACGATGATTATTTGTTTATTGTTACCCACGTTCTCCACGAAGCGAAGGAACTCATGTTCCCGGAAATGGATATTTTTTTGTCCCACAATTATCTTGTAACGGTGCACTACTATCATGTAGACGAACTGGAACAGTACTGGCACCGTCTTTTACAGCGTCTCTATGACGGACCTATGCGTACGGATTTTCTCCTATATCACGTTATAACGGCGGTGGCAGACAGTTTCCATAAAGTAGTGGAAGAAATAGCTGCCCAGATCGAAGACTTAGAGGAAGATATTATTGTAGGAAATTTGGATAATATCTTACCCCAGATCACAACGTTACGGCGAAGACTGATTTATTTCCGACGCCAGCTTAGCTCCGAAGTGGCTATGCTGGAAAAACTTACCCAGCCTGATATTGAATTTTTTACAGAAGAAAGCAGGGCTTATCTCCGGGATGCCATGGAACGTTTCCAACGGGTGCTCCATTTTGTAGATGTTAACAGGGAATTGATCGCGGCTCTCTTTGAAACCTATTTATCCGTCATATCCCTGAGAATGACAGAGACTTCGGCAGAGCAAAACAGGATTATGCAGCGGCTCACTGTAATCACGGCGGTATTTATGCCTTTAACCCTGCTTGCCGGTATCTACGGTATGAATTTCGAGTTTATGCCCGAGTTGGACTGGAAATATGGGTATTTTGCTGTGCTCCTGGTTATGTTACTCCTGGGGCTTGGATTGTACAGGCATTTTAAAAAGAGAGGCTGGCTGGATTGA
- the thrC gene encoding threonine synthase: MYISTRDNYEKVSAAQAIKLGMVPAGGLFVPEQIPTLSLEKIFALKGCSYQAVAEKIISLFLEDFSSEEIKGCVARAYNGENFTHPEIAPLSKLDDRTFILELWHGPTAAFKDMALQIMPHFLSLAVRKVEAHKEIVILVATSGDTGKAALEGFKNVPGIKIIVFYPHQGVSRVQELQMSTTDGSNTYVVAVRGNFDDCQSAVKNIFADEEFKAVLAGHDYELSSANSINWGRLLPQIVYYFYAYLNLLTQGEIKAGEKINFVVPTGNFGNILAGWYAQKMGLPVYKFVCASNENKVLTDFFNTGIYDRNREFKQTNSPSMDILISSNLERFLFELTGHDGKKIKTWMDELNKTGRFQVDADTKKAMDEIMAAGFATERETLDTIKEVFAAAGYTLDTHTAVAVKVYEDYRKESGDMHKTVIDATASPFKFNTSVLEAIKGEQTTDCKDEFEVLQELSKVSGMPLHPALKDLDKKPVLHKRVCDKGEIKEVIGEILGI, from the coding sequence ATGTATATCAGTACTAGAGATAATTATGAGAAAGTATCAGCCGCCCAGGCTATTAAACTGGGCATGGTTCCGGCAGGCGGGCTCTTTGTCCCGGAACAAATTCCCACGCTTTCCCTGGAGAAGATATTTGCTTTAAAAGGGTGCAGCTATCAGGCGGTGGCCGAGAAAATTATTTCCCTTTTCCTTGAGGATTTTTCCTCGGAAGAAATAAAAGGGTGCGTAGCCAGGGCCTATAACGGAGAGAATTTTACCCACCCTGAGATAGCCCCTCTTTCTAAACTTGATGACCGCACTTTTATCCTGGAACTTTGGCACGGGCCTACGGCAGCTTTTAAAGATATGGCCTTACAGATTATGCCCCATTTCTTGTCCCTGGCCGTAAGAAAAGTGGAAGCCCACAAAGAAATCGTCATCCTGGTGGCAACTTCGGGAGATACGGGTAAAGCTGCTCTGGAAGGGTTTAAAAATGTTCCGGGCATTAAAATTATCGTTTTCTACCCGCACCAGGGGGTAAGCCGGGTGCAGGAACTGCAGATGAGCACTACCGATGGCAGTAATACTTATGTAGTGGCTGTCAGAGGCAATTTTGATGACTGCCAGAGCGCTGTCAAAAATATTTTTGCCGATGAAGAGTTTAAGGCTGTCCTGGCAGGGCATGACTATGAATTATCTTCGGCTAATTCCATCAACTGGGGTCGGCTCCTTCCCCAGATTGTCTACTATTTCTATGCTTACCTGAACCTTTTAACTCAAGGTGAAATAAAAGCAGGGGAAAAAATTAATTTTGTCGTTCCTACCGGTAACTTTGGCAATATCCTGGCCGGCTGGTATGCCCAGAAAATGGGCTTACCTGTATATAAATTTGTCTGTGCTTCCAATGAAAACAAAGTCCTTACTGATTTCTTCAATACCGGGATTTACGACCGGAACCGGGAGTTTAAACAAACTAACAGCCCCTCTATGGACATCCTCATTTCCAGCAATTTGGAGAGATTTCTCTTTGAGCTGACAGGTCACGATGGGAAAAAGATAAAAACATGGATGGATGAGCTCAATAAGACGGGTCGTTTTCAGGTTGATGCAGATACCAAAAAAGCCATGGATGAGATCATGGCCGCAGGTTTTGCCACAGAAAGAGAGACTCTGGACACAATCAAAGAAGTTTTTGCAGCCGCCGGCTATACCCTGGATACTCATACAGCCGTGGCGGTTAAGGTTTATGAAGATTACCGTAAAGAAAGCGGTGACATGCACAAAACAGTGATTGATGCTACTGCCAGCCCCTTCAAATTTAATACCAGTGTCCTGGAGGCCATTAAAGGTGAGCAAACTACTGATTGTAAGGATGAGTTTGAAGTTTTGCAGGAATTGAGTAAAGTGAGCGGTATGCCCCTTCACCCTGCTCTGAAAGACCTGGATAAGAAGCCGGTCCTCCACAAGCGGGTTTGTGACAAAGGGGAAATCAAAGAGGTTATTGGGGAGATACTGGGAATCTAA
- a CDS encoding GDYXXLXY domain-containing protein, protein MLKTLAGNKKYLLILVILLQIGILTAMVVNSYQIIARGDKVTLKVEPLDPRSLFQGDYVILSYPFNNLNLNKVEHDLDLDKINYQQDIYLALEPKGEAWEPVLATQNPARVKDKTYLTGKVLYLRPEPQPILHLKFNIENFFVPEGKGKEIEKQIQEGVVYAQVSVYKGKARVMGLVSK, encoded by the coding sequence ATGCTTAAAACATTAGCCGGTAATAAAAAATATTTGTTGATCCTGGTAATTCTCCTGCAGATCGGCATCCTGACAGCTATGGTGGTAAACAGCTACCAGATTATCGCCCGGGGTGACAAAGTTACCCTGAAGGTAGAGCCATTGGATCCCCGCAGCCTCTTCCAGGGAGATTACGTTATCCTGAGTTATCCCTTTAATAACCTGAACCTCAATAAAGTAGAACACGACCTGGACCTGGACAAAATCAATTACCAGCAGGATATTTACCTGGCCCTGGAACCCAAAGGAGAGGCCTGGGAACCTGTCCTGGCTACCCAGAACCCTGCCAGAGTTAAGGATAAAACTTATTTAACCGGCAAGGTTCTCTATCTCCGCCCGGAACCCCAGCCCATACTGCACCTCAAATTCAACATAGAAAACTTCTTTGTCCCCGAGGGTAAAGGCAAAGAAATAGAAAAACAGATCCAGGAAGGTGTCGTTTACGCCCAGGTCTCTGTTTATAAAGGAAAGGCCCGGGTAATGGGACTGGTAAGCAAGTAG